One genomic window of Leptolyngbya sp. 'hensonii' includes the following:
- a CDS encoding SpoIID/LytB domain-containing protein — MNDLWRLRNNTFIAIGRTVLRPYGLATAILTTFGVVGLSNLTGTVLAQAEPVLQVGVVQRFGTQPTDKLTLEPLPGDRLTLRFQDGNKQTKTLTATSLKLEMAYQPVAAPVLEERIIFSTHRSFESAEDDANRWRAKGIEVEVAQPQRWQVWAKRETYNTPLLRRLLLQSLESQGVQAQLEAKEIRQIPWVSWVVNGYRYNRNELDIKSANNIIRVKQETAEEKVTRTYLGPLRVQPNAYGTYTLVNQVPIETYLRGVVPHEIGLAAPPATIEAQAILARTYALRNLRRFQIDQYQLCADTQCQVYWGLQGAQPKTDRAIAATKGLVLTYNNELVDALYSSTTGGITAPFADVWNGPNRPYLKAVVDSVSNVWDLSRYSLMDEKNLRVFLSRRKGFNEDGWDRFRWNSASTLPDLTRDLQKYLTSIKSPYAKLNAVQKIQVVQRSPFGRVLKVAVTTDVGVVEIEKDNILNALYPPTSTLFYLDPMYEPGTKILKGYRFVGGGMGHGVGLSQTGSYRLGELGYTSRQILSFYYPGTQLQPINPTIVFWKP, encoded by the coding sequence GTGAACGATCTTTGGCGACTACGGAACAATACTTTCATTGCGATCGGGCGCACAGTCTTGCGGCCCTATGGTCTGGCCACGGCTATTCTGACAACCTTTGGGGTGGTGGGATTATCCAACCTGACGGGTACGGTTCTGGCCCAAGCTGAACCGGTGCTGCAGGTCGGGGTGGTGCAGCGATTCGGGACCCAGCCCACAGATAAGCTCACCCTGGAACCCCTACCGGGCGATCGGTTGACCCTGCGCTTCCAGGATGGCAACAAACAAACCAAAACCCTCACGGCAACTAGCCTGAAACTGGAGATGGCGTATCAACCCGTAGCCGCTCCTGTGTTAGAAGAACGAATTATTTTCAGTACCCACCGCAGCTTTGAAAGTGCTGAGGATGATGCGAATCGCTGGCGGGCCAAAGGGATTGAGGTCGAAGTAGCCCAGCCCCAACGCTGGCAAGTCTGGGCCAAACGGGAAACCTACAATACTCCCCTGCTGCGCCGGTTACTGCTGCAAAGCCTGGAGTCTCAGGGGGTGCAGGCCCAACTGGAAGCGAAGGAAATCCGGCAAATTCCCTGGGTGTCTTGGGTGGTGAATGGCTATCGCTACAATCGAAATGAACTGGACATTAAGTCTGCCAACAATATCATTCGGGTGAAGCAGGAAACGGCTGAGGAGAAAGTAACTCGGACTTATCTGGGGCCTTTGCGGGTGCAACCCAATGCCTATGGGACTTACACCCTGGTCAACCAGGTGCCGATCGAAACCTATCTGCGGGGCGTGGTTCCCCATGAAATTGGCTTGGCAGCTCCCCCAGCCACGATCGAAGCCCAGGCGATCCTCGCCCGCACCTATGCCCTGCGCAACCTGCGTCGTTTCCAGATCGATCAGTATCAGCTCTGTGCCGATACCCAATGCCAGGTCTACTGGGGGTTGCAGGGAGCCCAACCCAAGACGGATCGGGCGATCGCGGCCACCAAAGGTCTGGTACTGACCTACAACAATGAACTGGTGGATGCGCTCTACTCCTCCACAACCGGGGGAATTACTGCCCCTTTTGCCGATGTCTGGAATGGCCCCAACCGCCCCTATCTCAAAGCTGTGGTTGATTCCGTCAGTAATGTTTGGGATTTGTCCCGCTACAGTCTGATGGATGAGAAAAATCTGCGTGTGTTTCTCAGTCGTCGTAAAGGGTTCAATGAGGATGGCTGGGACCGCTTTCGCTGGAACAGTGCCAGCACCCTGCCGGACCTGACCCGCGATCTCCAGAAGTATCTGACCAGTATCAAGAGTCCCTATGCCAAACTGAATGCGGTTCAGAAGATTCAGGTGGTGCAGCGATCGCCCTTTGGGCGCGTGCTGAAGGTGGCCGTCACAACCGATGTGGGGGTGGTGGAAATTGAGAAGGACAATATCCTGAATGCTCTTTATCCACCGACCAGTACCCTGTTTTACCTGGACCCGATGTATGAACCAGGCACCAAGATTCTGAAAGGATACCGCTTTGTCGGTGGGGGGATGGGCCACGGGGTCGGCCTGAGCCAGACGGGCTCCTATCGGTTAGGGGAACTGGGCTATACCAGCCGCCAGATCCTCAGCTTCTACTATCCGGGAACCCAGTTGCAGCCCATCAATCCCACGATCGTCTTCTGGAAACCCTGA
- the ureG gene encoding urease accessory protein UreG, translating to MPTLRVGVAGPVGSGKTALVDALCKSMRDQYQLAVVTNDIYTQEDSQFLVRSQALAQDRIIGVETGGCPHTAIREDASINLAAIEQLERRFTNLDLLFVESGGDNLAATFSPELVDLTLYVIDVAAGDKIPRKGGPGITKSSLLVINKIDLAPYVGADLAVMDRDTQKMRGSKPFVFTNLKTQQGLSEVVSFIEGHL from the coding sequence ATGCCCACTCTCCGTGTTGGGGTTGCCGGTCCCGTTGGTTCCGGCAAAACAGCTCTGGTGGATGCCCTCTGTAAATCCATGCGGGATCAATACCAGCTTGCGGTTGTGACCAATGACATTTATACCCAGGAAGATTCCCAGTTTCTGGTGCGCAGTCAGGCGCTGGCGCAAGATCGGATCATTGGGGTTGAAACTGGAGGATGTCCCCATACCGCCATTCGGGAAGATGCTTCGATCAACCTGGCTGCGATCGAACAACTGGAACGCCGTTTTACCAATCTGGACCTGCTTTTTGTGGAAAGCGGCGGCGACAATCTGGCCGCCACCTTCAGTCCAGAACTGGTGGATCTGACCCTGTATGTGATTGATGTCGCAGCCGGGGACAAGATTCCCCGCAAAGGAGGGCCGGGAATTACCAAATCCTCTCTGCTGGTGATCAACAAAATTGACCTGGCTCCCTATGTTGGTGCGGATCTGGCGGTTATGGACCGGGATACCCAAAAGATGCGGGGCAGTAAACCGTTCGTGTTCACCAATTTGAAGACCCAGCAGGGACTCTCCGAGGTCGTCTCTTTTATTGAGGGGCACCTGTAG
- a CDS encoding iron ABC transporter permease, protein MGIRFWSGWTTIVTLIALLLAVPVLFVLAGLVTDAGEIWQHLAATVLTRYVANSLWLMLGVGLGVLVLGTGTAWLVTMCQFPGQRIFAWALLLPFAAPAYILAYTYTELLEYYGPVQSQLRQLFHWESAQDYWFPNVRSLWGAILMLVLVLYPYVYLLARSAFLSQAVSLLEASRNLGCNPWNSFIQVALPLARPAIVAGLALALMETLNDYGTVYHFAVDTFTTGIYRTWFDLGEPRAAVQLAGVLLLFIVVLMGVERRSRGQSRYYQSSSRQQHLPRYSLGWIGAIGATVACLLPIALGFVVPAAILVQMTLQEPNQAFGERFWDCASHSLLLAGLTAGLAVGLALILAYGVRLRSNLAMQLAVQTAALGYAVPGSVIAVGVLVPIGLLDNTINAWMQTHQGFSTGLLLSGTIGALIYAYLIRFLAVSLGAVESGLSKIKPSLDDAARSLGHGSLSTLRQIHVPLLWSSLLTASILVFVDVMKELPATLIMRPFNFETLATQVYRLASDERLAEAAGPALAMVLVGLLPVLLLSRQLNRSG, encoded by the coding sequence ATGGGCATCAGGTTTTGGAGCGGGTGGACGACGATCGTGACCCTGATCGCCCTCCTGCTGGCGGTGCCAGTGCTATTTGTGCTGGCAGGGTTGGTGACCGATGCCGGGGAGATCTGGCAACATCTAGCCGCAACCGTGTTAACCCGCTACGTAGCCAATTCTCTCTGGCTCATGTTGGGGGTTGGTTTGGGGGTTCTGGTCCTGGGAACGGGGACGGCCTGGTTGGTAACGATGTGTCAGTTCCCCGGTCAGCGGATTTTTGCCTGGGCCTTGCTGCTGCCTTTCGCAGCCCCCGCTTATATTCTTGCCTACACCTATACGGAATTATTGGAATACTACGGCCCGGTGCAGAGCCAGTTGCGACAGCTCTTTCACTGGGAAAGCGCTCAGGATTACTGGTTTCCCAATGTGCGATCGCTCTGGGGAGCGATCCTGATGTTGGTGCTGGTGCTCTATCCCTACGTCTATCTGCTGGCCCGTAGTGCCTTTCTCTCCCAGGCTGTGAGCCTGCTGGAGGCCAGTCGAAACCTGGGGTGCAATCCCTGGAATAGTTTTATCCAGGTGGCTTTGCCCCTGGCTCGACCCGCGATCGTGGCTGGGTTGGCCCTAGCTTTAATGGAAACCCTGAATGACTATGGCACGGTCTATCATTTTGCAGTGGATACATTCACCACAGGGATTTACCGCACCTGGTTTGATCTGGGAGAACCCAGAGCTGCCGTCCAACTGGCTGGTGTGCTGCTGCTGTTCATTGTGGTGTTGATGGGGGTTGAGCGCAGGTCGCGGGGGCAATCCCGTTATTACCAGAGCAGTAGCCGACAGCAGCATCTGCCGAGGTATTCCCTCGGGTGGATCGGGGCGATCGGCGCTACGGTAGCCTGTCTCCTGCCGATCGCCCTGGGGTTTGTGGTGCCAGCCGCCATTCTGGTGCAGATGACCCTGCAGGAACCGAATCAGGCTTTTGGGGAACGCTTCTGGGATTGTGCCAGCCATAGTTTGCTGCTGGCCGGTCTAACTGCCGGACTGGCAGTTGGACTGGCCCTGATCCTGGCCTATGGCGTTCGCCTCCGGTCTAACCTGGCAATGCAACTGGCAGTTCAGACGGCGGCTCTGGGTTACGCCGTGCCCGGTTCGGTGATTGCGGTTGGGGTGCTGGTGCCGATCGGTCTTCTGGACAACACCATCAATGCCTGGATGCAGACCCACCAGGGATTTTCCACGGGACTACTGTTAAGTGGAACGATCGGGGCCTTGATCTATGCCTATCTGATTCGGTTCCTGGCCGTGTCTCTGGGGGCAGTGGAATCGGGGCTGAGCAAGATTAAGCCTAGCCTGGACGATGCCGCCCGCAGTCTGGGCCACGGGTCTCTCAGTACGCTGCGGCAGATCCATGTGCCCCTCCTGTGGAGCAGTCTGCTCACGGCCAGCATCCTGGTGTTTGTGGATGTGATGAAAGAGTTGCCCGCCACCCTGATTATGCGGCCCTTCAACTTTGAGACCCTGGCTACCCAGGTCTATCGTCTGGCCTCTGACGAACGGTTGGCGGAGGCTGCTGGTCCGGCCCTGGCGATGGTTCTAGTGGGATTGTTGCCCGTTCTGCTGTTGAGCCGACAGTTGAACCGATCGGGCTAA
- a CDS encoding TolC family protein has protein sequence MTHQSLWVTGAVGFGSAVLGVAGTYFLMSHTGHRPAVQSPVQPPVTAEGRLEPNPPFREAQISLDPFSGLPRQQPDLLKVLTGNPSRMPNPLGRSIDSSVPELRLDSGARVQGNLAGTIILPDPTPTAWFQLKLEAGTLTAAAPALAQTKQVSLPTERELPLQLGDAVVLVLQNNKTLKNAYLQRLLDRRDLEVAEGIFNPIFEPRIEARYDRLEIGGVVTEAGQGDARIGATMLLPTGAQFSITIGATRSLRDESLNPTLDTLRQDLQVSLVQPLLRGFGADVTLAPINLARIQEQANRLLLKATLISTITTAIQTYRTLLEAQEQWIIQQQALKRAGDNLAYVQALVEAGRRARVDTLQGEADLARQQLQLKDAEGRLAAARLNLLQILGIDQKLTPVAIEPAALRQPIMAEADRLLPVALANNPDYLQSLLQIEAAKINLLLAQNNSEWNLNLVGTLGNNFNNVTANNNTTTVALVLTRQFGNLALDQAVERSRIQLQQSENRRAETLENLTVTVRNRSRDVNLSLQQVENARRVRELAEQTVTVQRERLQLGGRGVSVKDVLDFEDRLVQAKNDELAAIIRYLNAVTLLEQTIGTTLNTWNIRVESQN, from the coding sequence ATGACACACCAATCACTATGGGTAACGGGTGCAGTGGGATTTGGTTCGGCAGTTCTGGGGGTTGCTGGCACCTATTTCCTGATGTCGCACACAGGGCATCGCCCAGCAGTTCAATCGCCTGTTCAGCCGCCTGTGACTGCCGAAGGCAGACTGGAGCCCAATCCCCCGTTCCGGGAAGCCCAGATATCCCTGGACCCGTTTTCCGGCCTTCCTCGCCAACAGCCAGATCTGCTCAAAGTGTTAACAGGCAATCCCTCCCGGATGCCTAACCCCCTGGGGAGATCGATCGATTCTTCCGTTCCCGAACTCAGACTCGATTCTGGAGCCAGGGTGCAGGGAAATTTGGCCGGAACTATCATCCTCCCAGACCCCACACCCACAGCATGGTTTCAACTCAAGCTGGAAGCTGGAACCCTGACGGCAGCAGCCCCAGCTCTGGCCCAAACCAAGCAAGTCTCCCTGCCCACGGAACGGGAACTACCGCTGCAGCTTGGGGATGCGGTGGTTCTGGTTCTCCAGAACAACAAAACCTTGAAGAATGCTTACCTGCAGCGTCTTCTGGATCGGCGGGATCTGGAAGTAGCCGAGGGGATTTTCAACCCCATCTTTGAACCCCGGATTGAGGCCCGTTACGATCGCCTGGAGATCGGCGGAGTTGTCACGGAGGCGGGACAGGGGGATGCCCGCATTGGAGCTACGATGCTTCTGCCCACCGGAGCCCAATTTAGTATCACGATCGGAGCCACTCGATCGCTGCGGGATGAGTCCCTCAACCCGACCCTCGATACCCTTCGTCAGGATCTGCAGGTGAGTTTGGTGCAACCTCTGCTGCGGGGCTTTGGGGCAGATGTGACCCTGGCCCCCATCAATCTGGCCCGGATCCAGGAGCAGGCCAATCGGCTTCTGCTCAAAGCTACCCTGATCAGTACCATCACCACTGCTATCCAGACCTATCGCACCCTGCTGGAAGCCCAGGAACAATGGATAATCCAGCAACAGGCTCTGAAACGGGCCGGGGACAACCTGGCCTATGTTCAAGCTCTGGTAGAGGCGGGCCGACGGGCGCGGGTGGATACCCTGCAGGGTGAAGCCGATCTGGCCCGCCAGCAACTCCAGCTCAAGGATGCTGAAGGGCGGCTGGCAGCAGCCCGCCTCAATCTTTTGCAGATTCTGGGTATAGATCAGAAGTTGACCCCTGTCGCGATCGAACCAGCAGCCCTGCGGCAACCAATCATGGCAGAGGCGGATCGGCTGCTGCCAGTTGCCCTGGCCAATAATCCCGACTATCTGCAATCGCTTCTCCAGATTGAAGCCGCCAAAATCAACCTGTTGCTGGCTCAGAATAATAGTGAGTGGAACTTAAATCTGGTAGGGACGCTCGGCAACAACTTCAATAACGTCACCGCGAATAACAACACCACAACAGTAGCCCTGGTTCTGACGCGCCAGTTTGGCAATCTAGCCCTGGACCAGGCTGTGGAGCGTAGCCGGATTCAACTCCAGCAATCAGAGAACCGACGGGCAGAAACGCTGGAAAACCTGACCGTAACAGTTCGGAATCGTAGCCGGGATGTTAACCTGAGCTTGCAACAGGTGGAAAATGCCCGCCGTGTTCGAGAACTAGCAGAGCAGACTGTAACCGTTCAGCGAGAGCGCTTGCAGCTTGGTGGCCGAGGGGTGAGTGTGAAAGATGTGTTGGACTTTGAGGATCGGTTAGTCCAGGCGAAAAACGATGAACTGGCCGCCATTATCCGCTACCTCAATGCAGTCACCCTGCTGGAACAGACGATCGGGACTACCCTCAATACTTGGAACATCAGAGTTGAAAGTCAGAATTAG
- a CDS encoding Uma2 family endonuclease codes for MSERKVWTDEAFMALPEDGYRYEIVDGELIAVGNSGALHGYVCSTLMILLGGYIRTQKLGVVLDSSTAFKMKSGNKRSPDIAFFSKERLQGITELPTGFLNGAPDLAVEVLSPGNTVEEIHDKLVEYFENETRLGWVIHPGEHYVLVYRSAEEPDRLLKSVDTLDGEEVIPGFKLPVTELFQKLSF; via the coding sequence ATGTCTGAGAGAAAAGTCTGGACAGATGAAGCATTCATGGCACTTCCAGAAGACGGATATCGCTACGAAATTGTGGATGGAGAACTCATTGCCGTGGGAAACTCAGGGGCATTGCACGGTTATGTTTGCAGTACATTGATGATTTTGCTTGGAGGATATATTCGTACCCAAAAGCTAGGAGTTGTCTTAGACTCCAGCACTGCCTTCAAGATGAAAAGTGGCAACAAACGTTCCCCCGATATTGCCTTTTTTTCCAAAGAACGGCTGCAAGGGATCACCGAACTACCCACAGGCTTTCTAAACGGTGCGCCTGATCTCGCCGTTGAAGTGCTGTCTCCCGGCAACACCGTTGAGGAGATTCATGACAAACTCGTTGAATACTTCGAGAATGAAACTCGTTTGGGGTGGGTCATTCACCCTGGAGAACATTACGTACTGGTCTATCGTTCTGCCGAAGAACCCGATCGTCTGCTCAAATCTGTCGATACCCTAGACGGTGAAGAGGTAATTCCCGGATTTAAGCTGCCGGTAACTGAACTATTCCAAAAGCTCTCATTCTAA
- a CDS encoding efflux RND transporter periplasmic adaptor subunit — MIRLVLLVVIAAGGWLTFRGLHSSGQPEVEAQVQTVQRGDVIVPLPLSGLVELENQQPLKVRDNAVVEAVLVKVGDRVQAGQELIILRDLERQTKLAETDLKLQKQAIDLQASQAKVTAAQGKLADLQLELREREIEVTAKRQEIVRTREKLAGVEKRFQNDQKLLDKGYIAANELESTRDELRSVQAEIQRAQTDLTASRLRQQQKQQELERTSREFQEQTSDAQLNAQKAELELRSAELERGNVVRELQKSIIIAPTEGIVLDVQVKKGDVVKEAEDELLTLGDPDREIVKLGLSTLEARRVKRGQAANISVIGPDARIYQGRVETIARIARAGSQQGSSGPGEGGQNKVTAIVRLNRPSRQLIPGSTVSVEIILSERRNVVKLGLDAIQRQEGKSFVWVLDHQGKVQQRPVVLGLEGETEVEITRGLQAGEKVAIVSGESSLKPGMRVKSSQEQP; from the coding sequence ATGATTCGCCTGGTCCTACTGGTTGTAATTGCTGCAGGAGGCTGGTTGACTTTCCGGGGATTGCATTCCTCAGGCCAGCCAGAAGTAGAAGCTCAGGTACAAACTGTACAGCGGGGAGATGTGATTGTTCCCCTGCCCTTGAGTGGCTTGGTCGAATTGGAGAATCAGCAACCCCTGAAAGTTCGAGATAATGCCGTTGTTGAAGCTGTACTGGTCAAGGTGGGCGATCGGGTACAAGCGGGTCAGGAACTGATCATCCTGCGGGATCTGGAGCGACAGACGAAGCTGGCTGAAACGGATCTGAAATTGCAAAAGCAGGCGATCGACTTGCAGGCCAGTCAGGCCAAAGTCACCGCAGCCCAAGGCAAGCTGGCTGATCTCCAGCTTGAGTTACGAGAACGGGAAATTGAAGTCACAGCCAAACGACAGGAAATTGTCCGAACTCGGGAGAAACTGGCTGGCGTTGAGAAGCGGTTTCAAAATGATCAGAAGCTATTGGATAAAGGCTATATCGCTGCCAATGAGCTGGAAAGTACCCGAGATGAATTGCGGTCTGTCCAGGCAGAGATCCAGCGGGCTCAAACTGATCTGACGGCCAGCCGACTCCGACAACAGCAGAAACAGCAAGAACTGGAGCGCACCAGTCGCGAATTTCAGGAGCAAACTTCCGATGCCCAACTGAATGCCCAGAAAGCAGAACTGGAATTGCGGTCTGCCGAGCTAGAACGAGGCAATGTGGTGCGCGAGCTGCAGAAGAGTATCATCATTGCCCCCACAGAGGGCATAGTCCTGGATGTGCAGGTCAAAAAAGGGGATGTTGTCAAGGAAGCGGAGGATGAACTGCTGACCCTGGGCGATCCCGATCGGGAAATCGTTAAATTGGGGCTATCGACGCTGGAAGCCCGCCGGGTGAAACGTGGACAAGCCGCCAATATCAGTGTGATTGGTCCGGATGCCAGGATTTATCAGGGTCGGGTGGAAACCATTGCCCGCATTGCCCGCGCAGGCAGTCAGCAGGGTAGCAGTGGACCAGGGGAAGGAGGACAGAACAAAGTGACTGCGATCGTGCGCCTGAATCGTCCTTCCCGACAGCTAATTCCAGGCAGTACTGTCAGTGTCGAAATCATTCTGTCAGAGCGACGCAATGTGGTCAAGCTAGGACTGGACGCGATTCAGCGACAGGAAGGGAAGTCCTTTGTCTGGGTATTGGATCACCAGGGCAAGGTTCAGCAGCGTCCAGTTGTTCTGGGTCTGGAGGGGGAAACGGAGGTTGAGATCACGAGGGGTTTGCAGGCCGGTGAAAAGGTTGCGATCGTCAGTGGAGAGAGCTCTTTAAAACCAGGGATGCGGGTTAAGTCTTCCCAGGAGCAGCCATGA
- a CDS encoding ABC transporter permease gives MSLAPLDLLRLCYLSLRGNLLRSGLTTLGVFMGVAAVNATLQVRTISYAVIERQLAQQIAPQVGIYLYSEFYGSSLKLEDLQYLKQRLKGARALSAVASINYGSVVYQDREVKGISAEGVSQDFLLTSGQKILKGKFFSQTDYDYYRSVAVINEFTAKELFQAQNPIGQRVFIAGQPFTVIGVVDTKVWRKGAKPEGGFWLPITLRNALTNSTGIDTIQVRPWKLEDIESLQETVEKQLLQRYPGSQAYTFNNVREILAQRKTLELTSRALLVVGMIALLIGGVGIANIAVAAVIERTPEIGLRRAIGATQREIMLQFILEAVMLSLIGGVAAIVTIHGLTVFVAKQFDLPYQFDAETAALALGSALAVGIGAVFVPAVQASRLDPVQALRSD, from the coding sequence ATGAGTCTGGCCCCCCTGGACCTTCTGCGCCTCTGTTATCTCTCCTTGCGAGGCAATCTATTGCGATCGGGGCTGACGACTCTGGGAGTGTTTATGGGAGTGGCTGCCGTGAATGCCACCCTGCAGGTTAGAACCATCAGTTATGCCGTGATTGAAAGGCAACTGGCCCAGCAGATTGCACCCCAGGTGGGGATTTATCTTTACTCGGAATTCTATGGCAGCTCCCTGAAACTCGAGGATCTCCAGTACTTAAAACAGAGATTGAAGGGAGCCAGGGCCTTGAGTGCTGTGGCCTCGATCAACTATGGCTCTGTGGTTTATCAGGATCGGGAAGTGAAGGGAATTTCTGCCGAGGGGGTTTCTCAGGATTTCCTGCTCACCTCTGGACAGAAGATCCTGAAAGGCAAGTTCTTTAGCCAGACGGATTACGACTACTACCGTTCTGTGGCGGTGATCAATGAGTTTACGGCGAAGGAGCTGTTCCAGGCGCAAAATCCGATCGGTCAGCGGGTGTTTATTGCCGGACAACCTTTCACGGTGATCGGTGTGGTTGATACCAAAGTCTGGCGGAAAGGCGCAAAACCGGAAGGAGGGTTCTGGTTGCCCATCACCTTACGGAACGCCCTGACGAACTCAACCGGAATCGACACGATTCAGGTGCGGCCCTGGAAATTGGAGGATATCGAATCTCTTCAAGAGACCGTAGAGAAGCAACTGCTCCAGCGTTATCCCGGCTCTCAAGCCTACACCTTCAACAATGTCAGGGAAATTCTAGCCCAACGAAAAACCCTGGAATTGACTTCGCGGGCGTTGCTAGTGGTCGGCATGATTGCGCTGTTAATTGGCGGAGTGGGGATTGCCAATATTGCGGTGGCAGCGGTGATTGAACGAACACCAGAAATTGGTCTGCGACGGGCGATCGGAGCTACCCAGCGAGAGATTATGCTGCAGTTCATCCTGGAGGCAGTCATGCTCAGCCTGATTGGTGGGGTAGCTGCGATCGTCACTATCCATGGGCTGACAGTTTTTGTGGCCAAACAGTTTGATCTGCCCTATCAGTTCGATGCAGAAACCGCAGCACTGGCCCTGGGATCAGCATTGGCTGTGGGAATAGGGGCCGTGTTCGTGCCAGCCGTGCAGGCCAGCCGGTTGGACCCCGTTCAGGCATTGCGATCGGATTAA
- a CDS encoding sensor histidine kinase → MNAALISHARHHPLRFLVYLEWILLLTIALSEMTPFFVYQLPRFSWLNWLGLGLFALMGLRIPRSGLSKGLYTGLEILLILLVSLVGGIRLYLLLYIVLVIRSCFMFRQCTGLLVTGIAFLLSVLTQTYRFQHLTLPMVPVDSGWLRIIWFSSLLLAGLVLFFLQFLANAVLLEKQSREQLAIANEKLRQYALQVETLATVQERNRIAREIHDSLGHSLTAFNLHLEAALRLWQSQPDEAQQLLLAARQLGTAALRDVRQSVATLRSDPLQNQSLEAAIAALAKDFERTIGLLPQVQLQITRPLSPPLRVAVYRIIQEALTNICKYAAATQVRILVETTTHLTVLIEDNGKGFDPNQNTTGFGLQGMGERTLALSGTFEIRTAPGAGCCIMAVFPLEELP, encoded by the coding sequence TTGAATGCTGCCTTGATTAGCCATGCCCGCCATCATCCCCTACGCTTTCTGGTCTATCTGGAATGGATTCTGCTGTTGACGATCGCCCTCAGCGAGATGACTCCCTTCTTCGTTTATCAGTTGCCTCGGTTTTCCTGGCTGAACTGGCTGGGCTTGGGCCTGTTTGCCCTGATGGGCCTGAGGATTCCCCGTTCCGGACTGTCTAAGGGTCTGTATACTGGCCTGGAAATTTTGCTGATTCTGTTGGTGTCCCTGGTTGGGGGTATCCGGCTGTATCTCTTGCTGTACATTGTGCTGGTGATTCGTAGTTGTTTCATGTTCCGGCAATGCACAGGCTTATTGGTGACGGGAATTGCTTTCCTGTTGTCTGTTCTGACTCAGACCTATCGGTTTCAGCACCTGACCTTGCCGATGGTTCCGGTGGATTCCGGATGGCTCAGAATCATCTGGTTCAGCAGTCTGCTTTTAGCTGGTCTGGTGCTATTTTTCTTGCAGTTTCTGGCTAACGCGGTGCTATTGGAAAAGCAGAGTCGGGAACAACTGGCGATCGCAAATGAAAAGCTGCGTCAGTATGCCCTGCAGGTGGAAACCCTGGCCACGGTGCAGGAACGCAACCGGATTGCCCGGGAGATTCACGATTCCCTGGGCCATTCCCTGACGGCGTTCAATCTGCATCTGGAGGCCGCCCTGCGCCTGTGGCAATCCCAGCCCGATGAGGCCCAGCAACTCCTGCTGGCAGCCAGACAGTTGGGCACAGCAGCGTTGCGGGATGTGCGGCAGTCGGTGGCCACTCTGCGATCGGACCCCCTGCAGAACCAGTCCCTAGAGGCGGCGATCGCCGCCTTGGCCAAGGATTTTGAGCGCACGATCGGGCTCCTGCCCCAGGTGCAACTGCAGATTACTCGGCCTCTATCGCCGCCCCTCAGAGTGGCCGTTTACCGCATCATTCAGGAAGCTTTGACGAACATCTGTAAGTACGCCGCCGCAACACAGGTGAGGATTTTGGTCGAAACCACGACCCATCTCACTGTCCTGATTGAAGACAATGGAAAAGGCTTTGATCCCAACCAGAACACCACAGGCTTTGGTTTGCAGGGAATGGGAGAGCGGACCCTGGCCCTATCAGGTACATTTGAGATTAGAACGGCTCCTGGGGCCGGATGCTGCATTATGGCTGTTTTCCCCCTGGAGGAGTTGCCCTGA
- a CDS encoding response regulator transcription factor, whose translation MTIRLLLVDDQSLVRQGLKALLKLDQGLEVVGEAGDGQAAIVLVETLQPDVVLMDIRMPGMDGVAATRAICQKFPTARVLILTTFDDEVYVTQALQYGASGYLLKDTPLEELAQAIRFAHKGYTQLGPGLAPKAITQPQTPAPTEPPGWEELTPREQDIVRLIAQGASNREIGQALFIAEKTVRNHITHILSQLNLRDRTQLAILVCKNLWN comes from the coding sequence ATGACCATTCGATTGCTGCTCGTGGATGATCAGAGCCTGGTGCGCCAGGGGCTGAAGGCCCTGCTGAAACTGGATCAGGGGCTGGAGGTGGTGGGGGAAGCCGGAGATGGGCAGGCGGCGATCGTCCTGGTCGAAACCCTGCAGCCCGATGTGGTCCTGATGGATATTCGGATGCCGGGAATGGATGGGGTGGCTGCCACCCGTGCCATCTGTCAAAAATTTCCCACTGCCAGAGTATTGATCCTGACAACTTTTGACGATGAGGTCTATGTGACTCAAGCGCTCCAGTATGGAGCCTCAGGCTACCTCCTCAAGGACACGCCCTTGGAAGAACTGGCCCAGGCCATTCGCTTTGCCCACAAGGGATACACCCAATTGGGTCCGGGGCTGGCCCCCAAGGCGATCACCCAACCCCAGACTCCAGCCCCCACCGAGCCACCAGGATGGGAGGAGCTAACCCCTCGAGAACAGGACATTGTGCGCCTGATTGCCCAGGGAGCCAGCAACCGGGAAATTGGTCAGGCCCTGTTCATCGCGGAAAAAACGGTCAGGAATCACATCACCCATATCCTGAGCCAGTTAAACCTGCGCGATCGCACCCAACTGGCAATTCTGGTTTGCAAAAATCTGTGGAATTAG